CCTGCAATCATCTCTTCGAGCCTGCGGCCGCTCAGGTAGCCGTAAGGCCTGAATTTCGAAACCCTGTAATAAACACTGCCGTCCGACTCATATGCGAGGCCCTTTTCTATTAAGGTTTTGACCATTTCGATGATCTGCGGGATATGCTCGGTGGCCCTGGGTTCGATATCGGGCTTCTTTACCCTCAGAATATCCATGTCTTTTGAAAATTCATCTATATAGCGCTCTGCCAGTTCCTGAGAAGAAACGCCTTCTTTATTGGCTCGGGCGATTATCTTGTCGTCGACATCCGTATAATTTCGCACATAGGTCAGGTCGAAACCTTTGTGACGAAGGAACCTTGATATTACATCAAACACAATCTGGCTTCTTGCATGTCCGATGTGGCACATGTCATATACGGTCATTCCGCAGACATACATGCCGACTTTATTGCCGCTGATCGGTTTGAATTCCTTCTTCTTCTTTTCCGGTGTCGAGTATATTTCCAGAGCCATATGTCCTAATCCGTCCTTTCTTCCAGAAGTACCACTGCCTGGGCTGCAATTGCATTGGAACTGCCGATTTCGCCCAGCCCTTCGGATGTCCTGAACTTGATCGAAACCTGAGTTTTACTAATGCCTGCTGCTCTGGATACCATATCCGTCATTGCCTCACGGTATCCCGACAGTTTCGGTTTTTCGCAGATGCAGTTGCAGTCAATATTTGAGATTGTGTAGCCTTTTTTTGCCTTTTCGGCAATTGTTTCAAGCATCCTGATTGAATATATGTCTTTTGTTTCCTGTGAGTTATCAGGGAACATGACGCCTATGTCACCCATGGCAAGGGCGCCGAGTATTGCATCGCATATGGCGTGTATTATGACATCACCGTCGGAATGACCCAGAAGGCCTTTTTCAAAAGGGATTGTTATTCCGCCCAGTACAAGCGGCCTGCCTTCGACAAGTCTATGAATGTCAAATCCTGTTCCGATTCTGAAAGGCATAAATCGCCTCCGCCAATATCATGTCTTCAGGAAGCGTTATCTTGATGTTGAAACGCTCGCCCTCCACCATCCTGACCGTTCCGCCTGATTCCTCGATAAGAATACTGTCATCGGTCGGTATATAGTCTCTCCCCATTGCCATTCTGTGCGCATCCAATATCTTATTCATCTTGAACGCCTGGGGCGTCTGGACTGCAAAGAGATTTTCACGCGGTACTGTTTTCATGATAAAACCGTTTTCAGCAATTTTGATTGTATCCGTAACAGGCAGAACCGGAATGCATCCATCCGCATCTCTTGTTCCTTTGATCAATTTCTTTATAAGGTTAAATGTTATGAATGGCCTGACGCCGTCATGAATCAGAACGACATCACAATTCCCAGCGGCATCAAGACCGTTCATCACCGAATCATGTCTTGCTTTTCCCCCGGGTACGATTTTGATTTCATTGTTGAATCCATTCAGGCAGGACTGCATCACTTCTACATCTTCTTCAGGAACAACAACAATGATCCGGTCTATTTCGGGGATGTCAAAGTGTTTTACTGCAATCTTGAGAACAAGTTCACCTTTGAGATTTATAAACTGTTTCTTTCCGCCGAATCTTTTGCCGCTGCCTCCTGCTACGACTATCGCACTACAGGTTTCCATTCTTCGATGAGGCGAATATCATGCGGCCTGCAGGAGTCTGCAGGATAGAAGTTACAACTGCTTCAACTTCGGTATTCAAAAGGCTTTCGCCCTGTTCGATTACGACCATTGTCCCGTCGTCGAGGTAGGCTACGCCCTGACCCTTTTCCTTGCCCTGTTTTGTAACGGTAACCGTAAGTGTTTCGCCCGGGAGAATGATAGGTTTAATGGCATTTGCAAGGAGGTTTATATTAAGGACATTTACACCTCTGATCTGAGCCACTTTATTCAGATTGAAATCATTTGTAATTATGTCGGCATCAAGTTCTTTTGCAAGGGAGATAAGCTTCGAATCGACCTCTTTGACTTTGGAATATTCGGTTTCGTTAATCTCTATCTTGATGTTTGGAATGGTCTGGAGTTTGTTCAATACATCAAGCCCCCGCCTTCCTCTGGCTCTTTTAAGACCGTCTGTAGAGTCTGCTATATGCTGAAGTTCATTAAGGACAAACTGGGGCACGATTATCCTGCCCTCTATAAATCCTGTTGCGCAGATATCAGGTATCCTGCCGTCGATTATTACGCTGGTATCGAGTATCTTGGAGCGGGGTGCCCCTGTATTCTTTTTTCTTGCAAACACAGGAAGATTTCCAAGTTCTTTGCCCCAGCTAACCCCTATTGAATATCCGAGGTAGCCGAAAATTACGTTTAAGATAAAGAAAATATAAATTCCGCCTTGGAGATTATCGAGGAAATTATATCCGATGAGGCTTCCTATGATGAGCCCCAATATCGTGCAGAGAAGTCCACCAACATAAGCCATGGGGTGCAGTGCATAACCCCGCATCTCTGAGAATACTATCGAGGCAAAGGATAAAAGTCCGATTGCTGGCAATATGACAAGCCAGTACCATTCCTTCATATTTTGCCGTGCATAAGTGAAAGTACCGTAAAAAATTATTACTGCGATAGCTAGTCTGACCACCCACTTCATATCAGTTCATCCTTAAAAAATATCATTCTTTGCCTAGGGCATCCGTAATCTTCTTCTCTACCGCTGTTTTATCGAGCTTTCTTGAGATGAAAATTTCGTTAACCAGCAGTGTCTTGGCTGTATCATACATCTTTCGTTCGCCAAAAGAAAGTTCTTTGCCTTTTTTCAATATATTAAGGTCTCTCAGTACCTCGGCGATTTCGGTAGCGTTACCGCTTTTTATTTTTTCCATATATTCCCTGTAGCGGCGGTTCCATGTCTGGTTGTCGATATGTACGTCCTTCTGCCTTAAAATGCTGTAAACCTTATCAATCTCACTTTTGCCTATTAATGGTCTTATCCCAACGTTTTTAATATTGTTTACAGGAACCATGACAGTCATCTGGGTATCGAGGACTTTCATTATCATAAATGAAAGTTTAGTGCCTGAAATATCTCTTTCTTCGATTGATTCAATTTCAGCTACACCATGAGCGGGATAAACAACCACATCAGCAACTTTGAACATGTTTGATTTTCCTTTCAATTCCAAAAATAATATCAAACGCTGGGAAATAAGTCAACATAACCGCTGGCATACTCTTGACTTTGATACCTTTGATATGAGAATCATTGATATATGAATTATCCGAATATCGATCCTGTTCTTGTTAACATCTGGGGCCCATTACAGATAAGATGGTACGGACTTATGTATGTAATTGGCTTTGTATTGGCCTTTCTGATTATAAATTCAGCATCGAAAAGGAGACAAAACGGCCTGTCAAGACTTGATATTGAGGATTTGTTTGCTTACTCGATTGCAGGCCTGATCATCGGTGCCCGTCTAGGTTACTGCATTATCTATGATTTTTCATATTTCATGTTAAGACCGATAGAAATTTTCATGCCATGGAATGGCGGGATGTCTTTTCATGGAGGACTTATTGGCCTTCTTGCTGCCGGATATATATTTGCAAAAAGAAGAAGGAAAAACTTCCTGATGCTTGCTGATATGGGAGCTCTCGGTGCCCCTCCCGGCCTCTTTTTCGGAAGGATAGGGAACTTCATTAATGGCGAACTGTATGGACGTGTTACCGATGTCCCATGGGGTATGATTTTTCCCGGGGGAGGTCCGCTGCCAAGGCATCCGTCACAGCTGTATGAAGCATCCCTGGAGGGGTTGGTACTGTTCCTTATCGTATTCGGGATCAGCTTTAAATCGAAAATAAACGGCATGCTGCTGTCGGCATTTCTTTTCTTTTATGGGCTGTTCAGATTCATACTGGAATTTTTCAGACAGCCTGATGTTCAGAAAGGATTCGTAATAGGTCCCTTCAGTATGGGGCAAGTGCTCTGCTTCATGATGATGGCGCTTGGGATATATGTCTTTTTTTATGCAAGATCCCGTAAAGAAGTTGAAAATCCAGTATCAGAGAAACAAACGGCCGTTAAGCGGTCAAAGCCTAAAAATAAAAAGGCAAAACCCTGATAATGTATGATTCACAGCAGCAGGCTTATCTCAAATAAAAGGGCCTTTTTGAACTACAACCGTTATAAACACAGAATAATGTATGAGAATGACTCACTCCGAGCAGATCTTGTACTGAAACTGATTCCCTTGCTTCTTCACTTGAATCATTCTGGATTTCCTGGCTACTCGGGAAATGAAGACTGCCCCTGCGGTATAAAAATCATGAAAAGGCCTGTAGAATCTCAAATGGATATCATTTCAATGATACCTGAAAAAATATCCATCAGGTCAATTCAGGAGAGCATGCCCAGAATACGTGAAATTGAAGGAATATTTACAATAGGCAGTCTCGGAAGTGTCGCTGAAACGAAAGACAGCGACTGTGACATATGGGTTGTAGTCAATGCCGCTGATATAGGCGAAAAACGGATGAAAATGCTTGGAAAAAAACTTGAAATAATAAGCAGATGGGCTTCTGGCTTATACAATATGGATGTATTTTTTTTTCTGCTGGATGCTGAAGATGTTAAAAAAAACAATTTCGGGGCTATTTCTCATGAGGGGGCGGGATCATCACTAAAGAGTCTTCTCAAGGAAGAGTTTTACAGGACAATGACTCTGATTGAAGGCAGGATTCCAGTCTGGTGGATAATACCGGCAGAAGGAAATAAATATTTTTACAATGAGACATTAGACGGTTTGTCGAATATCGACGGGATAAATGCTGATGACTTTATCGATCTCGGGGACCTTGATGAAATTCCAAGGGATGAGCTTCTGGGCGCTGCCTTGTGGCAGATGCACAAGGCCTTGAGCGATCCGCTTAAAAGCGTTTTGAAGATGGCACAGGTCAGAATGCATCTTGAGACAAAAGGCGGAGCGGAATTATTCTGCAATAATCTGAAAAAAAAAGTCCATGAAGCGAAGTATAATGAAATAATTGACCCGTATATAGAGGCATTCAAAAGTATTGAAAGACATTACTCCCAGGAAGGAAATTCCCATACTGCAGATTTGATGAGAAAATGCATCTATCTCAAATCATTGCCGGAAATCAGACCTAATGACCTGCTTTCAACCGGAGATAATCATAAACGGACAATGATTTCAGAGCTGATTAAAGAATGGGGATGGTCCTTAAAGACTATTGAGCACCTTAATGCATTTCCCGACTGGAATATTAAAACCTATAAACTTTTCGGTAACCATATACATGAATTTTTAAACAGGTCGGCTATGGCGCTTCTTAAAGATGCCACGTCTTCCGGTACGAAGGCTGATATCTCTCAAGATATGGAAATAGAGGTATTAAGACGGAGAATAGAATCCGTATATGTCAGAAAAGAGGATAAGATAGAGACTGAAAAGAGGATTCAGAAGAATGAGAAGCCATATGATGACCTTTATTTCGGTTTTTCAAAAGGGGTGTGGGAAGTATTCAATAATCCGGATTATACAGATAAATCAGGCGTGATATCATCAGCGAGGAGGATTTCTTCCGTAATAGCATGGCTGGTTTTAAACAGGCGATTCAGCAGCACGACTTCATGTCATATGCTTCCGAATGCCACCAGTGTTTATCTGTCCGATGTCCAGAGCCTGATGAGAGACCTTGTTAAAAAGATACCTGATGCGGCTTCGATAGGACTCGACAGGGATTCCTTGATGAAAAGCATGTCTCTCAGTTCCGTAATTCTTATTGGAAATCTCGAGCAGCCTTTGTCTCCATCCATAAAGGAAATCGATGTGATAGCACTGAATACCTGGAGTGAGATTTATTGTATGCAGATGGACAGGGAAGAATTGAAATTATGGTTTAAAAGTTTTGGATCCAGGGATACAAAAATCAGTATCTGGCTGCCGGGAAGCGGTGATTCAAAAAGTCTGGCAAGGGAGCTGATGTCAATTATAAGAGAGGGGTGATACTTGACCGCAAATAAGGTAAAAGTTGGATTGTGCCAGTTGAAGCAGAGCATTGACATTGCCGATAATATCAGAAAAGCGGCCGGCATGACAGAAGAAGCTGCCGAAAACGGGGCCTCGATAGCAGTCCTTCCAGAGATGTTTCTGTGTCCATATGAGCCGTTTCATATTAAAAAAGCGGTTAACAGATCCGAATATGCAATTGATCTGTTAAAGAAGAAGGCACAGGAAAATCGGATATATATAATTGCCGGAAGCTTGCCGTTCTCCGTTGGAGGGGCGAAACCTTTCAACAGGTCGTTTGTGATTGATCCTGAAGGCGAGGAAGTATACTTTCATGATAAAATACACCTGTTCGACTGTGATCCTCCGGGTGGGCCGAAAGTAATTGAATCTGCAACAGTGAAACCCGGAAACATGCTGGGTGCGTTTAAAACGCCATGGGGTATGTGTTCGGTTATTGTCTGTTATGATATAAGGTTTACTCAATTGACGCAGCTCCTTGCAAATATGGGAGTAAGCATGATGTTTGTCCCAGCCGCTTTTTCCATGACAACCGGGCCGGCGCACTGGGAGATGCTGGTAAGGATGCGTGCCATGGAACTGCAGGGGTTTGTTGCAGGCGTACAGCCTGCCAGAAATAATGACTTTAAGTATATTCCATATGGCCACTCGATTGTTGCCGGACCATTCGGCGATGTTATTGCAGATCTGGGAGAAGGCGAGTCTTTAAGAGTAATAGAGATCGACCTGAATGAATGCCAGAATCTGAAAAAAAGATTTCCCCTGCTAGAACACCGGAGATCCGATCTTTACAGGACGGTATGGTTGAATGAAGATAGTAATTAATGGATTAAAAAAATCGTTTAAAGGGCAGACGATTCTCGATGGTGTCGACCTTGTAATACCTGAAGGAAAAACTACTGTAATCATAGGGCCGAGCGGTACCGGAAAAAGTGTCATGATAAAGCATATCCTGGGTTTGATTAAACCGGACGGAGGAGAAATCCTGATTGACGGCAAGGATGTAACGAAACTTAACGATATAGAACTAAATGAGATCAGAAAAAACTTTGGTGTGTGCTTTCAGGATGCGGCTTTGTTCGACTCCATGTCTGTAGGTGAAAATGTAGGATTTCCGTATAAGGTTCATACTAAAATGAACAAGAATGAAGTAGATGACAGGGTTTCAGAACTCCTGAAAGAAGTAGGACTCTCGGGCATTCAGGAAAAGCTTCCTTCACAGCTCTCGGGGGGGATGAGAAAGAGGGTCGGTCTTGCAAGAGCTATTGCCATGGATCCTAAGATTCTGCTTTTTGATGAACCCACTACCGGGTTGGATCCTGTAATGAGCAATGCCATCAACATACTCATAAAAGAGGTTCAGAAAAAAACGAAGGCGACTAGCCTCGTGATAAGTCATGATATTCACGGTGCTCTCATGATGGCTGATTTGATGGCCATGCTTTATAAAGGCAGAATTGTGTTTTCAGGCGAGCCCGATGATTTCATAGATACGAAAGACCCTCTTATCCGCCAGTATATGGAAGGCGGAATCGAGGGTCCTATTAATCCGATTCGTTAGCCTCAAGGCATTTCAAAAGATGCGTCAGGACTTTTTATTGTAAGGACAGGGCATACCGACTTTTTTATTACCTTTTCGGCCGTACTCCCGAACAGCGCATGCCTGATGCCGGTGCGGCCATGAGATCCTATGACGATCAAATCAATGCATTCATCTTTTGAAAACTGTATGATCTCATAGAATGGCACACCATGTATTATATAGGTGTCGCAGGTCATGTCTTTGGGAACTATTGTATTGACGATATCTTCGAGCTTGCTGGTGGCGTTCTGCTCGAATTCCGCATACAATTGAGGCAGAATTGTCGGGCTCAGATTGAATTCCGAAAAATCTGTTATATCCTGCAGGATGTGAAGGATATAAAGTCTGGCGCCGAAGGTCTTGTTGAGTTCGATTGCATACTTCAATGCATGCATTGAAGTAGAACTGAAATCGGTAGGTATTAATATCTTTTTTATCATGTAGACTAAACTAATTATGAAGACACATGTGTCAATACCTTGTATGAAAATTTTTAAGAAATTGCTTTGCTCCTGAGTTATGGTTTATAGACCTCACATGAAACATTTCTATCCTATCATGATTTTTGCTGTCTTTGTCATGAATGGATGTGCGACTGTAAATATCGAACAGAAAAAAGTCTTTCCTTTCAGAGCTGAATTCGAAATCAAGGGAAATGTAATAAATTCGGGAACCGGTCTGAATGGGGCTATGCTGATATCGTCTCCTGAATCCGGGATATCTGAGGTATATGGTCCCGGTGGAATTGCGGCTTATATCCTGAAGATTGATGACGGAAATGCAAGGATCACGGATACATGGGGTCACGAGATCGACAGCTGTAATGTGCCTGTAAAGGATATTGCTGGCCTGATTGCAGGAATTCCGCCTTCAGGTCTGCGATGTGAAAAGAAAAACAAAAATGGTGAGACCAGATTGAAATATCTCTGGGGCGATGTTCTGCTAGACAGACACATGCTTCCTGTTGAAGTAAATATAAAAAGCGCTAGGAAGATAAATGCGGTTTTTTCAAAGTCTGCCGGTGGTATTGACTTGATGATAACATGGGGTTCTGATAACTTTATAATAAATATATCCATTATCGAAGGCGGGAGATGGCAAGATGCTGAAGGTGAAATGCAGAACGTGCGGCAGTGAAACTATCTGGAATGATTTTGATGGGGAGACAATCAAATGCAGCAGATGCGGTGACCCCATCAATGTTCAGCAGTCATTAAGGGACAATATTGAACGCAGGGAATTTGGTGAGGTTAAGAAAAAATACCGCTGTCCGAACTGCAGAAAATATATCGAAAAAAGATATTTTACAAAATGTCCGTCCTGCGGAAAATGGCTTATAGGTAAATATTTTATGAGCGGCAAATGGTTTGTGTTTACAATCATAATAGTTGTATATCTTATAGTATCGATTCTTTATCATAATTTCGGATTGAACGAGAACCCCAGCACAACCAAAAAGAATATTGTGAAAGAATGGCTGTATCACCAGGAAAAATAAAAGCGCTCCAGGAAAGGCTCGATGCACTGGAAATATATGAAAGGGACATAATCGAAAAATTTGTCCGGTCTCAAGGTAAAGGCGGACAGAAGCTCAACAAAACATCGACATGCGTATATCTGAGGCACATCCCGTCAGGTGTTGAAGTAAAATGCCAGGAAGACAGGTCTCAGACACTGAACCGCTTTTTGGCAAGACGTATTCTGGCTGATAAAATTGAAGAGCTTATCACCGGCGGAAAATCTGAAAAAGTTCAGAAAATTCGCAAACAGAAAGACAGGCGTGCAAGAAAGACTAAAGCCAGGGACAGACAGAAAAATGATATTTCTTCCTGAAAGCTTACCATACAATCATATGATTGAAGATTTATCATGATCTCAACCCCTCAATTTGCAGCCTTTCAGTCAGTGGTCATCATTCCTTTTGTGGCCGGTGCATTATTAAAGAACAGATTCAATGACCCTGTCAAGCTTACAAGGCGTCTTGTCATGATAAATCTGGTTATAATCGAGCCCCCCATAGTGTTCTGGAGCATCTGGGGTCTTAAGATAACCGCTGAACTCATATACCTTCCTGTAGCCGGTTTCTGCATGGTGCTGTTCGGACTTGCCGCGGGCAGACTTTTCGGACATGTCATCAGGCTGGATAATAAATCAAAAACAACTTTTATAATCAGCTCTTCCATAGCGAATCATGGTTTTACGATGGGCGGGTTCATCTGCTATCTTTTTATGGGAGAAAAGGGACTGGGGCTTTCATTCATATTCCTGTCATACTTCATTCCGTACCTTTTTCTTGTAATATTCCCTTATGCAAAGCAGGCATCAAAAGGTGAATCATACAGCCTTGACACAGTAAAGGAGTTTATCAAAAGTCCTAGAAACATGCCCCTTTATGCAATGATCGTGGCCATATTTATGAGGCTCTACGGTATCACCAGGCCCATGATCATTTTTCCTGTGGAGATACTGCTGATGCTGTCAATAGGCGTATATTACTTTTCGCTCGGACTGAGTTTCCTGATAGGGGATGTGCTCTTCTACAAAAAGGAAAGTCTAACCCTGTGCATGATAAGGTTTCTGTTGATTCCTGCGATGACAGTGATTGTTCTGGTTTTTTTGAATCTTGATCCTGATATTGAATCCGTCATACTTATCGAGTCATTTATGCCTGCAGCTGTGTATTCAGTAATGTCATCCGTTCTGTTTGGCCTTGATGAAAGGAGGGCGTCTGCAATGTTTGTTTTTAATACTGTGGCTTTTCTGCTATTTGTTCTTCCAATGATGCTTATTTTTATTAAAGATTTGAGAAGAATTATAAGTTGATTGATTTATGGAGAGCATATGATTGAAGCGGTATTATTCGATGTCGGTGGTGTTCTGTTTGATGAAGGATACAGGAAAGGTCTTCATGCAATCGCGCAAAGGAATGGCATCGACCCGTTAAGGCTTGAGATAATTTCAGACAGGCTGATACTTGAAACCGGGTATCTTACCGGTAAGGCCGAAGAGAATGTCTTCTGGGAAGGAATACGACATGAAACGGGAATCATGGAAACCGACGATGAACTGAGAGATGCTCTTATAGAAAGATTTGTTCCAAGGGAATGGATGTTTGAGATTGTCGGAAAATTAAAAGATCATGCAAAACTTGCGATATTGAGCGATCAGACGAACTGGCTCGATATAATGGAAGAAAGACATCACTTCTTCAATCTGTTTGATACTGTTCTCAACAGCTATTACACGGGACGCAGCAAGGTCGACCAGCTGACGTTTGATTTTGCGGCGTCTGTTATCGGTTTCAGGCAGGAAAATATTCTTTTTGTCGATGATCGAATAGGAAACATAAAAAGGGCGGAGGCCTCGGGCTGCAAGACGATTCTATACAGCAGCAGGGAGAATTTCTTGAAGGATATAGAACAATACTTTCCGGATATCACCAATTGGTAAGCCATCCTCAGGCACAATTGAATTTTTATTAACAAATAACTGTCGAGTTCCTTGACTAGAGCAAATCTCATGTAGTAAAAAACTAGTCTCTGAAGGGAGATTGCAATGGGTATGACTTATAAACAGGCAGGGGTGGATGTAGACAAGCAGAACACCTTTGTCGAAAATATTAAACCGATAATCAAATCTACATTCGGTCCTGAAGTTTTGGGTGGAATCGGCGGATTCTCAGGCCTTTTCAGGTTTAACCAGAATAATTTCAAAGACCCGATACTGGTATCGTCAACGGATGGTGTGGGTACGAAGCTGAAGATAGCATTCATGGCGGACAGACATGATACGGTCGGCATAGATCTTGTCGCCATGGTTGTGAACGACATAATCGTCGAAGGGGCTCAGCCTCTTTTCCTTCTGGATTATTTTGCTACCGGAAAGCTGAATCCGGACAGAGACAAACAGATTATAACAGGCATAGCGAACGGATGCAAAGATGCCGGCTGCTCGCTTATAGGCGGAGAGACTGCCGAGATGCCGGGGATTTACAAGTCTGATGAATATGATCTGGCCGCTTTCGGCGTAGGCGTGGTTGAGGCCGACAAACATATCAACGGTTCACGCATAACACGCAACGACATCCTTATAGGCATTGATTCATCTGGGCTTCACAGCAATGGCTTTTCGCTTGCTAGAAAAGTGCTGCTGGAAGATTCAGGATTGAAAATTGATTCCTATGTACCGGAACTGGGAAAGGTTCTTGCTGATGAACTGCTTACGCCTACCAGGATTTACGTAAAAAGTATCCTGAACCTTTTCAGGGATTTCGATATAAAGGGGATTGTCCATATCACCGGCGGAGGATTCATAGATAACATTCCGCGAATACTTCCTGAGAGGTCTTGCGCAATCATTGAAAAGAAACTCTGGGAGGTCCCGCCGGTATTCAGGTTTATAAAGGAACTCGGGAAGATCGAAGAGAACGAAATGTTCAGGACATTCAACATGGGTATCGGCATGATACTTTTTGTCGGCTCGAATGAAGCAGAAGACGTATTGTTGAGGCTGAAGGGGCTCAAATTGAACGCACAGATTATTGGAGCCGTCGAGCAGCGCAAGGACGGTTCTGCTGTTTCCATTTTGGAGTAATGGGGTAGGATGAAAATCGGAGTTCTGGTATCGGGGAGCGGAACCAATCTTCAATCGATCATTGATTTTTGCGAATCAGACGAGATGGTTGATGTCGCAGTCGTAATAAGCAACATGGCCGATGCATATGCACTGAAAAGGGCTGAGGCAAAAGGAATTCCCACAAGGATAGTTTCCCATAAGGATTTTCCTGACAGGGCCGGGTTTGACAGGGAATTGATACGGATTCTGAAAGATTTCGGTGTCGAACTTGTTGCACTGGCAGGCTTCATGAGAATACTGACAGGAGAATTTTTGAGGGCGTTTCCGGGCAGGGTGATGAATATTCATCCGGCTTTGCTGCCGTCATTCCCGGGACTCGAAGTCAGGCAGGCTGCAATAGATTACGGCGTCAGGTTTTCCGGATGCACGGTGCATTTCGTTGATGAAGGTGTTGATACCGGACCTATCATAATTCAGGCGGTTGTCCCCGTTTTTCCGGATGATACGGAAGAAGAGCTGAAACACAGGATATTAAAGCAGGAGCACAGAATTTATCCTCATGCGATCAAACTTTTCGCACAAGGTATGTTGAGAATTGAAGGCAGAAAAGTGTTTATCAAAGATAGCAATAAGGACGAATCGCAGTGGATGACCAATCCGCCCCTGTAAGCCTCAAGTCTCCGATAATTGTAAGCGCCTGCCTCCTCGGTTTCGAATGCAGGTATGATCTAAAAAAAAGCTCTGGCATAAAATTCAGGATCCCTGAAGGTGCACTTCTGATACCCGTATGTCCTGAACAGCTTGGTGGCCTTTCCACACCCAGGCCTAAATCTATGTTTGAAGACGGGGACGCGGAATCTGTAATCAGGGGCATCGCCAGAATAGTAACTGAAGATGGCAACGACGTTACAGGCAATTTCATAAAAGGTGCAGTTGCTGCAAAAAGAATAACTTGCATAACACGTGCACGGTCTGCTATACTTAAAGACAAGAGTCCATCATGCGGTACGCATTTTGTAATGATATCCGGTGAATTCAGAAAAGGGCTCGGTGTAACTGCACAAATTTTAAATGGAATGGGTTTATGCATTGTAAACGAATATGGGAGGCCGATAGAAGAAGAGGAGTAAGCCTTGTTGAACTCCTTGTAGTAATTTTCCTGGTTGCCATAATTGCTTCAATATCAGTCCCGTTCCTTGGTGGGGTGATAGAAAAAAGAAGCCTTGATAATGAGGTCGATTTTATTTCAGGCACTATTTCGACTTCAAGGACAAAGGCGATAGAAAAAGG
The nucleotide sequence above comes from Desulfomonilia bacterium. Encoded proteins:
- the ispF gene encoding 2-C-methyl-D-erythritol 2,4-cyclodiphosphate synthase, coding for MPFRIGTGFDIHRLVEGRPLVLGGITIPFEKGLLGHSDGDVIIHAICDAILGALAMGDIGVMFPDNSQETKDIYSIRMLETIAEKAKKGYTISNIDCNCICEKPKLSGYREAMTDMVSRAAGISKTQVSIKFRTSEGLGEIGSSNAIAAQAVVLLEERTD
- the ispD gene encoding 2-C-methyl-D-erythritol 4-phosphate cytidylyltransferase; the protein is METCSAIVVAGGSGKRFGGKKQFINLKGELVLKIAVKHFDIPEIDRIIVVVPEEDVEVMQSCLNGFNNEIKIVPGGKARHDSVMNGLDAAGNCDVVLIHDGVRPFITFNLIKKLIKGTRDADGCIPVLPVTDTIKIAENGFIMKTVPRENLFAVQTPQAFKMNKILDAHRMAMGRDYIPTDDSILIEESGGTVRMVEGERFNIKITLPEDMILAEAIYAFQNRNRI
- a CDS encoding PIN domain-containing protein; translated protein: MKWVVRLAIAVIIFYGTFTYARQNMKEWYWLVILPAIGLLSFASIVFSEMRGYALHPMAYVGGLLCTILGLIIGSLIGYNFLDNLQGGIYIFFILNVIFGYLGYSIGVSWGKELGNLPVFARKKNTGAPRSKILDTSVIIDGRIPDICATGFIEGRIIVPQFVLNELQHIADSTDGLKRARGRRGLDVLNKLQTIPNIKIEINETEYSKVKEVDSKLISLAKELDADIITNDFNLNKVAQIRGVNVLNINLLANAIKPIILPGETLTVTVTKQGKEKGQGVAYLDDGTMVVIEQGESLLNTEVEAVVTSILQTPAGRMIFASSKNGNL
- a CDS encoding CarD family transcriptional regulator; translated protein: MFKVADVVVYPAHGVAEIESIEERDISGTKLSFMIMKVLDTQMTVMVPVNNIKNVGIRPLIGKSEIDKVYSILRQKDVHIDNQTWNRRYREYMEKIKSGNATEIAEVLRDLNILKKGKELSFGERKMYDTAKTLLVNEIFISRKLDKTAVEKKITDALGKE
- the lgt gene encoding prolipoprotein diacylglyceryl transferase, coding for MNYPNIDPVLVNIWGPLQIRWYGLMYVIGFVLAFLIINSASKRRQNGLSRLDIEDLFAYSIAGLIIGARLGYCIIYDFSYFMLRPIEIFMPWNGGMSFHGGLIGLLAAGYIFAKRRRKNFLMLADMGALGAPPGLFFGRIGNFINGELYGRVTDVPWGMIFPGGGPLPRHPSQLYEASLEGLVLFLIVFGISFKSKINGMLLSAFLFFYGLFRFILEFFRQPDVQKGFVIGPFSMGQVLCFMMMALGIYVFFYARSRKEVENPVSEKQTAVKRSKPKNKKAKP
- a CDS encoding class I adenylate cyclase, which produces MIHSSRLISNKRAFLNYNRYKHRIMYENDSLRADLVLKLIPLLLHLNHSGFPGYSGNEDCPCGIKIMKRPVESQMDIISMIPEKISIRSIQESMPRIREIEGIFTIGSLGSVAETKDSDCDIWVVVNAADIGEKRMKMLGKKLEIISRWASGLYNMDVFFFLLDAEDVKKNNFGAISHEGAGSSLKSLLKEEFYRTMTLIEGRIPVWWIIPAEGNKYFYNETLDGLSNIDGINADDFIDLGDLDEIPRDELLGAALWQMHKALSDPLKSVLKMAQVRMHLETKGGAELFCNNLKKKVHEAKYNEIIDPYIEAFKSIERHYSQEGNSHTADLMRKCIYLKSLPEIRPNDLLSTGDNHKRTMISELIKEWGWSLKTIEHLNAFPDWNIKTYKLFGNHIHEFLNRSAMALLKDATSSGTKADISQDMEIEVLRRRIESVYVRKEDKIETEKRIQKNEKPYDDLYFGFSKGVWEVFNNPDYTDKSGVISSARRISSVIAWLVLNRRFSSTTSCHMLPNATSVYLSDVQSLMRDLVKKIPDAASIGLDRDSLMKSMSLSSVILIGNLEQPLSPSIKEIDVIALNTWSEIYCMQMDREELKLWFKSFGSRDTKISIWLPGSGDSKSLARELMSIIREG
- a CDS encoding carbon-nitrogen hydrolase family protein yields the protein MTANKVKVGLCQLKQSIDIADNIRKAAGMTEEAAENGASIAVLPEMFLCPYEPFHIKKAVNRSEYAIDLLKKKAQENRIYIIAGSLPFSVGGAKPFNRSFVIDPEGEEVYFHDKIHLFDCDPPGGPKVIESATVKPGNMLGAFKTPWGMCSVIVCYDIRFTQLTQLLANMGVSMMFVPAAFSMTTGPAHWEMLVRMRAMELQGFVAGVQPARNNDFKYIPYGHSIVAGPFGDVIADLGEGESLRVIEIDLNECQNLKKRFPLLEHRRSDLYRTVWLNEDSN